From a region of the Salvelinus alpinus chromosome 2, SLU_Salpinus.1, whole genome shotgun sequence genome:
- the LOC139566297 gene encoding splicing regulator SDE2-like, whose translation MELFLSGPLLHFCNASFPIGASVRDLVDNFTKEKGIPSSDLYVKNNGRLSELDEKLQAGAVYRLEPRLCGGKGGFGSMLRALGAQIEKTTNREACRDLSGRRLRDVNHEKEMAEWLKKQVDREAEKEQRRLERLQRKLAEPKHHFTDPEYEQQCHDLSERLEDSVLKGMQASSSGLVKVDEAPKRKKPPPNKGQGKSKKKCFWTGVGGLDDLDSSEDDDDASESGNSPSTSASGSGVPDCPVKGTTSAHTSASLSRAEQTATPEAPSASSNSISGPSSQESPAEVQTQSQAEAAAFDTSGSGEQKEVVPTEETFPKTDNLSVAQSSVNQAACEDGPLDLQAVHSDKELETFGLDRLKAELIARGMKCGGTLSERAARLFSTVGLSAEDIDPALMAKPSKGKKQ comes from the exons ATGGAGTTGTTTCTTTCTGGTCCACTTCTTCATTTTTGCAATGCTTCTTTTCCTATTGGAGCATCTGTTCGTGATCTAGTTGATAATTTTACGAAAGAGAAG GGAATCCCGTCATCGGATCTCTATGTCAAGAATAATGGACGACTATCAGAGCTTGATGAGAAATTGCAGGCTGGAGCGGTGTATCGACTGGAGCCTCGTCTCTGTGGAGGGAAAGGAG GCTTTGGGTCAATGCTTAGGGCTCTTGGGGCACAAATTGAGAAGACCACAAACCGCGAAGCCTGCAGGGACCTAAGCGGAAGGAGACTAAGAGATGTCAACCATGAGAAAGA gaTGGCAGAGTGGCTTAAGAAGCAGGTAGACCGCGAGGCAGAGAAAGAGCAAAGGCGTCTGGAGAGACTGCAGAGGAAGCTGGCCGAGCCCAAGCATCACTTTACAGACCCAGAGTACGAGCAGCAGTGCCACGACCTCTCAGAACGCCTGGAGGACTCGGTTTTAAAAG GAATGCAAGCCTCTTCCAGCGGACTAGTGAAAGTAGACGAGGCACCGAAACGCAAAAAGCCACCTCCAAACAAAGGCCAAGGGAAAAGCAAGAAGAAATGCTTTTG GACTGGTGTTGGTGGCCTGGATGACCTGGACAGCTCCGAGGATGACGATGATGCAAGCGAAAGCGGGAACTCTCCCTCCACATCTGCTTCCGGTTCAGGTGTACCCGATTGTCCTGTAAAGGGAACAACGTCAGCTCACACATCGGCATCTCTGAGCAGAGCGGAACAAACAGCAACTCCGGAAGCTCCTAGCGCAAGCAGCAACTCCATCTCAGGACCCAGCTCTCAAGAGAGCCCAGCAGAGGTGCAGACACAATCTCAAGCAGAGGCAGCAGCTTTCGATACCAGTGGTAGTGGGGAGCAGAAGGAGGTGGTCCCCACAGAAGAAACATTCCCAAAGACCGACAATCTAAGCGTAGCTCAGAGTAGCGTCAACCAAGCCGCT TGTGAAGATGGGCCCTTAGACCTCCAGGCAGTGCACTCAGACAAGGAGTTGGAGACTTTTGGGTTGGACAGGCTAAAGGCGGAACTGATTGCACGGGGGATGAAGTGTGGGGGAACCCTGTCCGAGCGCGCTGCTCGCCTTTTCTCCACCGTAGGGCTTTCTGCAGAGGACATCGATCCTGCCCTAATGGCCAAACCCAGCAAGGGCAAGAAGCAATGA